One window from the genome of Enterobacteriaceae bacterium Kacie_13 encodes:
- the malI gene encoding Mal regulon transcriptional regulator MalI — translation MSHKKITIIDVAQHAGVSVTTVSLVLSGKGRISQTTSERVNRAVDELGFVRNRQASTLRGGESGVVGLIVRDICEPFYAEMTAGLSEMFEAQGKVLFLLQSGPTGKGLDRCFDTLLTHGVDGIVIAGGVNSIAGLKEKAEEQGVPLICAARSGGIEGVDVVRPDNMLAAKMATEYLIKRGHKQIAYLGGLSNSLTRAERLGGFCATLLQYGLPFRSEWIIECDYQQKFAADAAEALLSHYPKISAIVCHKASVAMGAYFGIMRTGTQVGGGAVDNFFQQKVALIGMEDAPESALTEPPLTSIANSAREIGYAAARRLLMRIGGQNLEAQNIIVAPGLVERESA, via the coding sequence ATGAGCCATAAAAAAATAACGATTATTGACGTTGCGCAGCACGCAGGGGTTTCCGTCACCACGGTGTCTCTGGTGCTGAGCGGCAAAGGCCGTATCTCACAAACCACGTCTGAGCGGGTTAACCGCGCGGTGGATGAGTTGGGTTTTGTGCGAAACCGTCAGGCGAGTACGCTGCGCGGTGGCGAGTCCGGCGTGGTCGGGCTGATTGTTCGCGATATCTGCGAACCCTTTTATGCCGAAATGACTGCCGGTCTGAGTGAGATGTTTGAAGCGCAGGGCAAAGTGTTGTTCCTGCTGCAAAGCGGTCCGACGGGCAAAGGCCTGGATCGCTGTTTCGACACGCTGCTGACGCACGGTGTCGACGGCATTGTTATCGCCGGCGGTGTGAATTCAATTGCCGGACTGAAGGAAAAAGCCGAAGAGCAGGGGGTTCCATTGATTTGCGCGGCGCGCTCCGGCGGCATCGAAGGTGTGGACGTCGTGCGCCCGGACAACATGCTGGCCGCAAAAATGGCCACGGAATATCTGATCAAACGCGGCCATAAGCAGATAGCTTACCTCGGTGGGCTGAGTAATTCATTAACCCGCGCCGAACGTCTTGGCGGCTTCTGTGCCACGCTTTTGCAATACGGCCTGCCGTTTCGCAGCGAATGGATTATTGAGTGTGATTATCAGCAGAAATTTGCCGCAGATGCAGCAGAAGCGTTGTTATCGCACTACCCGAAAATCAGCGCCATCGTATGCCACAAAGCCTCCGTCGCGATGGGAGCGTATTTCGGCATCATGCGCACCGGTACGCAGGTCGGCGGCGGCGCGGTTGATAACTTCTTCCAGCAAAAAGTGGCGTTAATCGGCATGGAAGATGCCCCGGAATCGGCACTGACCGAACCCCCGCTGACGTCGATTGCTAATTCGGCGAGGGAAATTGGATATGCAGCTGCCCGGCGGTTATTGATGAGGATTGGCGGGCAGAATCTGGAAGCGCAGAATATTATTGTGGCGCCGGGGTTGGTGGAGAGGGAATCGGCTTAG
- the malX gene encoding PTS maltose transporter subunit IICB, with product MPANKKQKVTLWEFFQSLGKTFMLPVALLSFCGIMLGIGSSLSSHDVVTLLPALGNPVLQLIFVWMSKVGSFAFSFLPVMFAIAIPLGMARENKGVAAFSGFVGFAVLNLAINFYLTANGTLPTVDPLVLKANNIQMILGIQSIDTGILGAVIVGIIVYILHERYNTIRLPDALAFFGGTRFVPIVTTVVLGLVGLLIPLIWPFFAAGINGLGRLIQGAGVFGPMIFGSGERLLLPFGLHHILVALIRFTEAGGTLDVCGREVSGALTIFQAQLSCPTTHGFSESATQFLSQGKMPAFLGGLPGAALAMYHCAKPENRHKIKGLLISGVVACVVGGTTEPIEFLFLFVAPVLYVIHAILTGLGFTIMSVLGVTIGNTDGNIIDFVVFGILHGTATKWYLVPVVAAVWFVAYYAIFRFSIMRFNIKTPGRESDTMPNAAPVPSSSKSGYNVPVILSALGGAGNIVSLDNCITRLRLSVADMSLVDDATLKANRAIGVVHLNDHNLQVVIGPQVQSVKDELDYLIREAASQPEPVTA from the coding sequence ATGCCTGCCAATAAAAAACAAAAAGTCACACTTTGGGAATTCTTCCAAAGCCTGGGTAAAACCTTCATGCTGCCGGTCGCCTTGCTGTCATTTTGCGGCATCATGCTGGGTATCGGTAGTTCGTTAAGCAGCCACGACGTAGTCACGCTGTTGCCTGCATTGGGTAATCCTGTCCTCCAGCTGATTTTCGTCTGGATGAGCAAAGTCGGTTCGTTTGCGTTCAGCTTCCTGCCGGTGATGTTCGCCATCGCAATCCCGCTGGGTATGGCGCGTGAAAACAAAGGCGTCGCGGCGTTTTCCGGCTTTGTCGGTTTCGCGGTGCTTAATCTGGCGATTAACTTCTATCTGACCGCCAACGGTACGCTGCCGACAGTAGACCCGCTGGTTCTCAAAGCCAACAACATTCAGATGATCCTGGGTATTCAGTCCATCGACACCGGTATTCTGGGCGCGGTGATCGTCGGTATCATCGTCTACATCCTGCATGAGCGCTACAATACCATCCGCCTGCCGGATGCGCTGGCGTTCTTCGGCGGCACCCGCTTTGTGCCGATCGTCACTACCGTGGTGCTCGGTTTAGTCGGCTTGCTGATACCGCTGATCTGGCCTTTCTTCGCGGCTGGCATCAACGGTCTGGGCCGTCTGATTCAGGGCGCAGGTGTCTTCGGACCGATGATTTTCGGTTCCGGCGAACGTCTGCTGCTGCCATTTGGTCTGCATCATATTCTGGTGGCGCTGATCCGCTTCACCGAAGCTGGCGGTACGCTGGATGTCTGTGGCCGTGAAGTGAGCGGTGCGCTGACCATCTTCCAGGCGCAGCTCTCCTGCCCGACCACCCACGGCTTCTCTGAAAGTGCCACGCAGTTCTTGTCTCAGGGTAAAATGCCAGCGTTCCTCGGTGGCCTGCCGGGTGCGGCACTGGCGATGTACCACTGCGCGAAACCTGAAAACCGTCATAAAATTAAAGGTCTGCTGATTTCCGGCGTCGTGGCGTGTGTCGTCGGCGGAACCACAGAACCTATCGAATTCCTGTTCCTGTTCGTCGCACCGGTTCTGTATGTCATCCATGCCATCCTGACTGGTCTGGGCTTCACCATTATGTCGGTACTTGGCGTGACCATCGGCAATACCGACGGTAACATCATCGATTTCGTGGTATTCGGGATCCTGCACGGTACGGCGACCAAATGGTATCTGGTTCCGGTTGTGGCGGCAGTCTGGTTCGTGGCTTACTACGCTATCTTCCGCTTCTCCATTATGCGCTTTAACATTAAAACGCCGGGACGTGAATCTGACACGATGCCTAACGCCGCGCCGGTGCCTTCTTCCAGCAAATCCGGTTATAACGTACCCGTCATTCTAAGTGCGCTGGGCGGTGCCGGAAATATCGTTTCTCTCGATAACTGCATCACCCGTCTGCGCCTGTCCGTTGCGGATATGTCGCTGGTCGATGACGCCACCCTGAAAGCTAACCGTGCCATTGGCGTGGTTCATCTCAACGACCATAATCTGCAGGTAGTGATCGGCCCGCAGGTACAATCGGTGAAAGATGAGCTGGATTACCTGATCCGCGAAGCGGCCAGCCAGCCGGAACCGGTGACGGCATAA
- a CDS encoding putative C-S lyase — protein MTSASFDFSTVVDRHGSWCTQWDYVADRFGTADLLPFTISDMDFAAAPCILDELQKRLQHGVLGYSRWHHDDFLGAIAHWYQQRFSSQIDRDMVVYGPSVIYMVAQLIRQWSQPGDGVVTFTPAYDAFFKVVEGNQRQMLNSPLIKKGNDWLLDAKQLESLLAQPGCTVLLLCSPHNPTGKVWTREELTLIAKLCERHHVRVISDEIHMDMVWGDNQHTPWNEVALGEWALLTSGSKSFNIPALTGAYGLISHKAQRDAYLHQLKACDGLSSPAVLAIHAHVAAYQAGETWLDALRDYLQGNLRYVADELNAAFPQLNWQPPQSTYLAWIDLRQLGIDDKLLQKELIEHQKVAIMPGYTYGTEGEGFLRLNVGCPRSKVESGVQALIRAIKAIK, from the coding sequence ATGACCTCAGCTTCTTTTGATTTCTCCACCGTCGTTGACCGCCACGGCAGCTGGTGTACGCAGTGGGATTACGTCGCCGACCGTTTTGGTACTGCTGACTTACTGCCGTTTACTATTTCCGATATGGATTTCGCCGCTGCGCCCTGCATTCTCGACGAACTGCAAAAGCGTCTTCAACACGGCGTGCTCGGCTACAGCCGCTGGCATCATGATGATTTCCTCGGCGCTATCGCCCACTGGTATCAGCAGCGTTTTAGCAGCCAGATCGACCGTGACATGGTGGTTTACGGCCCTTCGGTGATTTATATGGTGGCGCAACTGATCCGCCAGTGGAGCCAGCCGGGCGACGGCGTGGTGACGTTTACCCCGGCTTACGACGCTTTTTTCAAAGTGGTCGAAGGCAATCAACGCCAGATGCTCAACAGCCCGCTGATTAAAAAGGGCAACGACTGGTTGCTTGATGCAAAACAGCTGGAAAGCCTGCTGGCGCAACCGGGCTGCACCGTGCTGCTGCTGTGCAGCCCGCATAATCCAACAGGCAAGGTCTGGACGCGTGAAGAACTGACGCTGATAGCAAAACTGTGTGAACGTCATCATGTGCGGGTGATAAGCGATGAAATCCATATGGATATGGTCTGGGGCGATAATCAGCATACGCCGTGGAACGAAGTGGCCCTCGGCGAGTGGGCGCTGCTGACTTCCGGTTCAAAAAGCTTCAACATTCCTGCGCTGACCGGTGCTTATGGGCTTATCAGCCACAAAGCGCAGCGCGATGCGTATCTGCATCAGCTCAAAGCCTGCGATGGCTTATCTTCTCCGGCGGTGCTGGCTATCCACGCCCATGTGGCGGCCTATCAGGCGGGTGAAACCTGGCTGGACGCGTTACGCGACTATTTACAGGGCAATCTGCGTTACGTCGCGGATGAGCTGAACGCCGCTTTCCCGCAGCTAAACTGGCAACCGCCGCAGTCAACCTACCTGGCGTGGATCGATCTGCGTCAGCTTGGTATCGACGACAAGCTGCTGCAAAAAGAGCTGATCGAACATCAAAAAGTCGCGATTATGCCAGGATACACCTACGGCACAGAAGGCGAAGGCTTCCTGCGCCTAAATGTTGGATGTCCGCGTTCGAAAGTCGAATCCGGAGTTCAGGCGCTGATCCGGGCTATCAAAGCGATAAAATAA
- a CDS encoding adenosine deaminase produces MIDTRLPLTDIHRHLDGNIRAQTILDLGRQFNLTLPANEIEALRPHVQVMHAEPDLVSFLQKLDWGVKVLGDIDACRRVAKENVEDAAKAGLHYTELRFSPFYMAMNHNLPVAGVVEAVIEGIREGQKNHDIDVRLIGILSRTFGEDACVQELEGLLAHRDGITALDLAGDELGFPGSLFLSHFNRARDAGWRITVHAGEAAGSESIWQAIRELGAERIGHGVKAAQDPELMDFLAKHQIGIESCLTSNIQTSTVASFEQHPLAVFLRHGVLASINTDDPAVQGIEIANEYNLAAPAAGLTQNEIRKAQENGLTMAFLTEAEKQAIRDKVSA; encoded by the coding sequence ATGATCGATACCCGCCTTCCCCTGACTGATATCCACCGCCACCTTGATGGCAACATTCGCGCTCAGACCATTCTCGATTTAGGCCGTCAGTTCAATCTGACCCTGCCTGCCAATGAAATTGAAGCCCTGCGCCCGCACGTGCAGGTCATGCACGCAGAACCGGATCTGGTGAGCTTCCTGCAAAAACTGGACTGGGGCGTGAAAGTGCTGGGCGATATTGATGCCTGCCGTCGCGTTGCGAAGGAAAATGTTGAAGATGCCGCGAAAGCCGGTCTGCATTACACCGAGTTGCGTTTCTCCCCCTTCTACATGGCGATGAACCACAATCTGCCAGTAGCAGGCGTGGTGGAAGCCGTGATTGAGGGGATCCGCGAAGGTCAGAAAAATCACGATATCGACGTGCGTCTTATCGGCATTCTCAGCCGTACTTTCGGCGAAGATGCCTGTGTGCAGGAACTGGAAGGTTTACTGGCGCACCGTGACGGCATTACCGCGCTGGATCTGGCCGGTGACGAACTCGGTTTCCCAGGCAGCCTGTTCCTCAGCCACTTTAACCGTGCCCGCGATGCTGGCTGGCGTATTACCGTTCACGCGGGCGAAGCGGCAGGTTCGGAAAGCATCTGGCAGGCCATTCGTGAACTGGGCGCAGAGCGTATCGGCCACGGCGTGAAAGCCGCGCAGGATCCTGAGCTGATGGATTTTCTGGCAAAGCATCAGATTGGTATCGAGTCCTGTCTGACCTCCAACATTCAGACCAGCACCGTCGCCTCTTTTGAACAGCATCCGCTGGCAGTGTTTCTGCGCCACGGCGTTCTGGCCTCGATCAATACCGATGACCCGGCGGTTCAGGGCATTGAGATCGCCAACGAATACAACCTCGCAGCTCCCGCTGCCGGCCTGACACAAAACGAAATCCGTAAAGCGCAGGAAAATGGCCTGACCATGGCCTTCCTGACCGAAGCCGAAAAACAGGCGATTCGCGACAAAGTATCCGCGTAA
- a CDS encoding bile acid:sodium symporter: protein MSWLKIDKFLLILICVVVLASFFPCEGIYKTVFEHLTTFAIALLFFMHGAKLSREAIMAGISHWRLHVVVFLSTFALFPLLGLGMKWLVPVGILTPTLYYGFLYLCALPATVQSAIAYTSVAGGNIPAAICSASASSILGVFLSPVLVGLLMHTQGGTTDTLHAIGSIVLQLMVPFIIGHLCRPLIGGWVQRHKKIVNVTDRSSILLVVYVAFSAAVVEGIWHQIDGWQLLAVLGCSIVLLTIVLIINTFVARLFGFNTKDEITIVFCGSKKSLANGIPMANVLFPAAAVGAMVLPLMIFHQIQLMVCAVLASRYAKRVAREEAALQLKKEEVKSA from the coding sequence ATGTCCTGGTTAAAGATTGATAAGTTTTTGCTGATTCTGATCTGCGTCGTGGTGCTTGCCTCGTTCTTTCCCTGTGAAGGGATTTACAAGACTGTTTTCGAGCATCTGACCACCTTTGCTATCGCGCTGCTGTTCTTTATGCACGGTGCGAAGCTGTCGCGTGAAGCGATTATGGCGGGGATCAGCCACTGGCGTTTGCACGTGGTGGTATTTCTCAGCACATTCGCGCTGTTCCCGCTGCTGGGGCTGGGCATGAAATGGCTGGTGCCGGTAGGGATTCTGACGCCGACGCTGTATTACGGCTTTCTCTATCTTTGTGCGCTGCCTGCCACCGTGCAGTCGGCGATTGCCTATACATCGGTTGCGGGCGGGAATATTCCGGCGGCGATTTGCAGCGCGTCGGCCTCCAGCATCCTCGGCGTGTTCCTTTCGCCGGTGCTGGTCGGCCTGCTGATGCACACGCAGGGTGGTACCACTGATACGCTCCACGCGATAGGCTCTATCGTTCTGCAACTGATGGTGCCGTTTATCATCGGGCATCTCTGCCGTCCGCTGATCGGTGGCTGGGTGCAGCGTCATAAGAAGATCGTCAACGTTACTGACCGCTCTTCGATTCTGCTGGTGGTATACGTGGCGTTCAGCGCCGCGGTGGTGGAAGGCATCTGGCATCAGATCGACGGCTGGCAGCTGCTGGCGGTGCTGGGCTGTTCAATCGTGTTGCTGACCATTGTGCTTATCATCAACACCTTTGTGGCGCGTCTGTTTGGCTTCAACACCAAAGATGAAATCACCATTGTCTTCTGCGGTTCGAAGAAAAGTCTGGCGAACGGTATTCCGATGGCGAACGTGCTATTCCCGGCGGCAGCCGTCGGCGCGATGGTGTTACCGCTGATGATTTTCCATCAGATCCAGCTGATGGTTTGTGCCGTGCTGGCGTCGCGTTACGCTAAGCGTGTGGCGCGGGAAGAAGCGGCGTTGCAGTTGAAGAAAGAAGAAGTGAAATCAGCGTAA
- a CDS encoding oxidoreductase has translation MTQSLRVGLIGYGFASKTFHSPLIDGTPGLELAAVSSSDAGKVHADWPNVTVVDSPEKIFADPSIDLVVIPTPNTTHFPLAKLALEAGKHVIVDKPFTVTLEEARELDALAQAKGKVLSVFHNRRWDSDFLTVKTLINEGSLGDIVYFESHYDRYKPQVLERWRESAAQGSGIWYDLGSHLLDQALQLFGTPDTLQADLAVLRPGGKAVDYFNAVLTYPRRRVVLHSTVYAVAETARFIVQGEKGSYVKFGLDPQEDRLKAGERLPQADWGYDMRDGVVTLSHDGVLAEKSLLTLPGNYPAYYAGVRDAINGQGENPVPAADAIRVMEMIELGMKSSEQRATLDVKK, from the coding sequence ATGACCCAATCCCTTCGTGTTGGCCTCATCGGTTATGGCTTCGCCAGCAAAACCTTCCATTCACCTTTGATCGACGGTACGCCGGGACTCGAGCTGGCGGCAGTATCCAGCAGTGATGCCGGTAAAGTCCATGCGGACTGGCCGAACGTCACGGTGGTCGATTCACCTGAGAAAATCTTTGCCGATCCTTCCATCGATTTGGTTGTCATTCCTACACCTAACACCACCCATTTCCCGCTGGCTAAACTGGCGCTGGAAGCCGGCAAACACGTCATCGTTGATAAACCCTTTACTGTGACGCTGGAAGAAGCCCGCGAGCTGGATGCGCTGGCGCAGGCGAAAGGCAAAGTGCTTTCAGTGTTCCACAATCGCCGCTGGGATTCGGATTTTCTGACTGTTAAAACGCTCATTAACGAAGGATCGTTGGGCGATATCGTCTATTTCGAATCCCACTACGATCGCTACAAACCGCAGGTGCTGGAACGCTGGCGTGAAAGCGCGGCGCAGGGTAGCGGCATCTGGTATGACTTAGGGTCCCATCTGCTTGATCAGGCGTTACAGCTTTTTGGTACGCCGGACACCCTCCAGGCCGATCTCGCGGTGCTGCGTCCAGGTGGCAAAGCGGTGGATTACTTCAATGCGGTGCTGACATATCCGCGTCGCCGCGTCGTGCTGCACAGCACCGTGTATGCCGTGGCAGAAACGGCGCGCTTTATTGTGCAGGGCGAAAAGGGCAGTTACGTGAAATTCGGGTTGGATCCGCAGGAAGATCGCCTGAAAGCCGGTGAGCGCTTGCCTCAGGCCGACTGGGGTTACGATATGCGCGACGGCGTTGTGACACTGAGCCACGATGGCGTACTGGCAGAAAAATCACTGCTGACGCTGCCGGGTAACTATCCTGCTTATTATGCCGGTGTACGCGATGCAATTAACGGACAGGGCGAGAACCCGGTTCCGGCGGCCGATGCTATCCGTGTGATGGAAATGATCGAGCTGGGCATGAAGTCTTCCGAACAGCGTGCGACGCTGGACGTCAAAAAATAA
- the araC gene encoding arabinose operon transcriptional regulator AraC encodes MYHRMIQDQQQNPLLPGYSFNAYLVAGMTPILADGPLDFAIDRPGGMKGFILNLTVKGQGKVFDGEDTFYCNPGDLLLFPPKARHLYSRSANSDCWYHRWVYFRPRAYWADWLEWHTKTRDVGRLSLPNNTLLLEFDRLFANIEQTQKSGRRFCEELGMNLLERLLLRAMEEDPQSPQKIMDPRVIEACQFITGNLAGELRIDEVARHVCLSPSRLAHLFREQVGINILRWREDQRVIRAKLLLQTTQESIATIGRVVGYDDQLYFSRVFRKRVGVSPSDFRRRSVEINYPAKPYKAPADNAIAYHF; translated from the coding sequence ATGTACCACCGCATGATTCAGGATCAGCAGCAGAACCCGCTGCTACCGGGTTACAGTTTCAATGCCTATCTGGTCGCCGGAATGACACCGATCCTTGCTGACGGCCCGCTGGATTTCGCCATCGATCGTCCGGGCGGCATGAAAGGATTTATCCTTAACCTGACGGTGAAAGGACAGGGCAAAGTCTTTGACGGTGAGGATACGTTTTACTGCAACCCCGGCGACTTATTGCTGTTCCCGCCAAAAGCGCGCCATCTTTACAGCCGTTCCGCTAACAGTGACTGCTGGTATCACCGATGGGTGTATTTCCGTCCGCGCGCCTACTGGGCCGACTGGCTGGAGTGGCATACCAAAACCCGCGACGTCGGGCGTCTTTCGCTACCCAATAATACGCTGCTGCTGGAATTCGACCGCCTGTTTGCCAATATCGAGCAAACGCAAAAATCAGGCCGTCGATTCTGTGAAGAGTTAGGAATGAATCTGCTGGAGCGCCTGTTGCTGCGCGCAATGGAAGAAGATCCGCAGAGCCCGCAAAAAATCATGGATCCGCGCGTCATCGAAGCCTGTCAGTTCATCACCGGTAACCTCGCCGGGGAACTGCGCATCGATGAAGTCGCCCGCCACGTTTGCCTGTCGCCATCACGTCTGGCGCATTTATTCCGCGAACAGGTAGGGATCAATATTCTCCGCTGGCGCGAAGATCAGCGCGTCATCCGCGCCAAGCTGTTACTACAAACCACGCAGGAGTCGATTGCGACCATTGGCCGCGTGGTGGGATATGACGACCAGCTGTACTTCTCGCGGGTATTCCGCAAGCGGGTCGGCGTCAGTCCGAGCGATTTCCGTCGCCGTAGCGTGGAGATCAATTATCCCGCGAAACCGTATAAAGCACCGGCGGATAATGCGATTGCATATCATTTTTAG
- the araH gene encoding L-arabinose ABC transporter permease AraH, with amino-acid sequence MSSMTTNSAKPDQPSAASRGGQGLMRIWDSYGMLVVFAVLFIACTIFVPNFSSFINMKGLGLAISMSGMVACGMLFCLASGDFDLSVASVIACAGVTTAVVINMTESLWIGVGAGLVLGMLTGLLNGFVIARLKINALITTLATMQIVRGLAYIISDGKAVGIEDERFFALGYANWFGLPAPIWLTVGCLIIFGLLLNKTTFGRNTLAIGGNEDAARLAGVPVVRTKIIIFMLSGLVSAAAGIILASRMTSGQPMTSLGFELIVISACVLGGVSLKGGIGKISYVVSGILILGTVENAMNLLNISPFSQYVVRGLILLAAVIFDRYKQKAKKTL; translated from the coding sequence ATGTCCAGTATGACAACCAATTCCGCTAAACCGGATCAACCTTCAGCGGCATCACGCGGCGGACAAGGCCTGATGCGCATCTGGGACAGTTACGGCATGTTAGTGGTGTTCGCCGTGCTGTTTATTGCCTGTACTATTTTCGTGCCGAACTTCAGTTCTTTCATCAACATGAAAGGTCTGGGGCTGGCGATTTCCATGTCCGGAATGGTCGCCTGCGGGATGCTGTTCTGCCTGGCGTCCGGCGACTTTGACCTGTCTGTCGCCTCCGTGATTGCCTGTGCAGGCGTCACGACGGCGGTGGTCATTAACATGACTGAAAGCCTGTGGATTGGCGTTGGTGCCGGTCTGGTGCTGGGAATGCTGACCGGTTTACTCAACGGTTTTGTGATTGCTCGTCTGAAAATCAATGCCCTGATCACCACGCTGGCTACCATGCAGATTGTGCGCGGTCTGGCATACATCATTTCCGACGGTAAAGCGGTAGGTATTGAGGACGAACGTTTCTTCGCACTGGGCTATGCCAACTGGTTCGGCCTGCCTGCGCCAATCTGGCTGACGGTCGGCTGCCTGATCATTTTCGGCCTGCTACTGAACAAAACAACCTTCGGGCGTAACACGCTGGCGATCGGCGGTAACGAAGACGCTGCGAGGCTGGCCGGTGTCCCGGTCGTGCGCACCAAAATCATTATCTTTATGCTGTCCGGGCTGGTATCGGCGGCGGCGGGGATCATTCTGGCCTCACGTATGACCAGTGGCCAGCCAATGACCTCACTGGGCTTTGAGCTGATTGTTATTTCCGCCTGCGTACTGGGTGGCGTGTCCCTGAAGGGCGGTATCGGCAAAATTTCCTACGTGGTCTCCGGCATCCTGATTTTGGGGACAGTCGAAAATGCTATGAACCTGCTGAACATTTCTCCGTTCTCGCAATACGTGGTGCGCGGTTTGATCCTGCTGGCTGCGGTAATCTTTGACCGTTATAAACAGAAAGCTAAAAAGACCCTTTAA
- a CDS encoding L-arabinose ABC transporter ATP-binding protein AraG, which produces MTQQSLNKTPLLKPSLTEFDAAMPYLEFHDIGKVFPGVKALDGISFNCYAGQIHALMGENGAGKSTLLKILSGNYQPSQGVIHIKGQPVSFNKTTDALDAGVAIIYQELHLVPEMTVAENIYLGQLPSKHGFVNRKLLRYEAKIQLEHLGLDINPDTPLKYLSIGQWQMVEIAKALARNAKIIAFDEPTSSLSAREIEQLFRVIRELRAEGRVILYVSHRMEEIFALSDAVTVFKDGRYVRTFDDMTQVDNSKLVQAMVGRNLDDIYGYAARPHGDVRLALENVKAPGVRTPVSLTVRQGEIVGLFGLVGAGRSELMKGLFGGTRITGGTLKLDGAVMNIRKPADAIRQGIMLCPEDRKADGIIPVHSVRDNINISARRKSVFAGCLINNPWEAKNARKHIEALNIKTPSDQQLIMNLSGGNQQKAILGRWLSEDMKVILLDEPTRGIDVGAKHEIYNVIYSLAKQGIAVLFASSDLPEVLGLADRIVVMREGAISGELSHDEATEEKALGLAMLRTPDLTSAPDAA; this is translated from the coding sequence ATGACTCAGCAATCTTTAAACAAGACGCCTTTGCTGAAACCGTCGCTGACGGAGTTTGATGCGGCCATGCCGTATCTGGAATTCCATGACATTGGCAAAGTCTTCCCCGGCGTGAAAGCGCTCGACGGAATTTCGTTCAATTGTTATGCCGGGCAAATTCATGCACTGATGGGAGAAAATGGCGCGGGAAAATCCACGCTGTTGAAGATCCTCAGCGGGAACTATCAGCCCTCGCAGGGGGTTATTCACATAAAAGGCCAGCCGGTCAGTTTCAATAAAACGACTGACGCACTCGATGCGGGCGTGGCGATTATCTATCAGGAATTGCATCTGGTGCCGGAAATGACGGTGGCAGAAAACATTTACCTCGGGCAGTTGCCGAGCAAACACGGTTTTGTGAACCGCAAGCTGCTGCGCTATGAGGCCAAAATTCAGCTTGAGCATCTCGGGCTTGATATCAACCCAGATACGCCGCTCAAGTATCTCTCCATCGGCCAGTGGCAGATGGTCGAAATCGCTAAGGCACTGGCGCGCAATGCCAAAATTATTGCCTTCGATGAGCCAACCAGTTCTCTGTCTGCCCGTGAAATCGAACAGTTGTTCCGGGTTATCCGTGAGCTGCGTGCCGAAGGGCGCGTGATTTTGTATGTCTCGCACCGCATGGAAGAAATCTTCGCGTTAAGTGACGCTGTCACGGTATTCAAGGATGGCCGTTACGTGCGTACCTTTGACGATATGACGCAGGTCGATAACAGCAAACTGGTTCAGGCAATGGTGGGCCGGAACCTGGATGATATTTACGGTTACGCGGCACGTCCGCATGGCGATGTTCGCCTGGCGTTGGAAAACGTCAAAGCACCGGGTGTGAGAACGCCAGTTAGCCTGACAGTGCGTCAGGGAGAAATCGTCGGCCTGTTCGGGCTGGTGGGTGCAGGGCGTAGCGAGCTGATGAAAGGTTTGTTTGGCGGTACGCGCATTACTGGCGGGACGCTCAAACTAGACGGCGCGGTGATGAACATTCGCAAACCGGCGGATGCTATTCGTCAGGGCATCATGCTTTGCCCTGAAGACCGCAAGGCTGACGGCATCATTCCTGTGCACTCGGTTCGCGACAACATTAACATCAGCGCCCGCCGTAAATCAGTGTTCGCAGGCTGTCTTATCAATAATCCGTGGGAAGCCAAAAATGCGCGCAAGCACATTGAGGCGCTGAACATCAAAACCCCGAGCGATCAGCAACTGATCATGAATCTCTCCGGCGGTAATCAGCAAAAAGCCATTCTGGGCCGCTGGCTATCGGAAGACATGAAAGTGATTTTGCTCGATGAACCAACGCGCGGGATCGACGTTGGCGCCAAACATGAAATCTACAACGTGATTTATTCTCTGGCAAAACAAGGTATTGCGGTGCTGTTTGCGTCCAGTGATTTACCGGAAGTGCTGGGGCTAGCGGACAGAATTGTGGTGATGCGCGAAGGCGCAATCTCCGGCGAACTCTCCCATGACGAAGCCACCGAAGAAAAAGCGCTGGGGCTCGCCATGTTGCGAACTCCAGACCTGACCTCTGCCCCTGACGCTGCCTGA